A single Arachis hypogaea cultivar Tifrunner unplaced genomic scaffold, arahy.Tifrunner.gnm2.J5K5 arahy.Tifrunner.gnm2.scaffold_22, whole genome shotgun sequence DNA region contains:
- the LOC114926178 gene encoding small ribosomal subunit protein uS12m, whose product MPTLNQLIRHGREEKRRTDRTRASDQCPQKQGVRPRVSTRTPKKPNSAPRKIAKVRLSNRHDIFAHIPGEGHNSQEHSMVLIRGGRVKDLPGVKSHCIRGVKDLLGIPDRRRGRSKYGAEKPKSI is encoded by the coding sequence ATGCCTACATTAAATCAATTGATTCGTCATGGTAGAGAAGAAAAACGGCGCACGGACCGTACTAGAGCTTCGGATCAATGTCCCCAGAAGCAAGGAGTACGCCCGCGTGTTTCAACGAGAACACCGAAAAAACCTAATTCAGCTCCACGTAAGATAGCCAAAGTACGATTGAGCAATCGACATGATATATTTGCTCACATTCCGGGCGAAGGTCATAATTCGCAGGAACATTCTATGGTCTTAATAAGAGGAGGTAGAGTGAAAGATTTGCCAGGTGTGAAATCCCATTGTATTCGAGGAGTAAAGGATTTGTTGGGAATTCCGGATCGAAGAAGAGGCAGATCCAAATATGGTGCAGAAAAACCCAAATCGATATGA